DNA sequence from the Moorena sp. SIOASIH genome:
GTAAGGCCATAGTTTGCCAGGTCTCGATCCCTAAGGTAGGTCCTATAACGTTTACTGGGCCAGGATTGCTACCATATTGCAAACCGATGGGAATATTGATGGTTAACAATGGTGGGGCGTGTGGATCACTAGCGCTAAAGTTGAAACCATTGTCAAATATTGCACTATCGGCAGTGCTAGCGACAAAGGAGCCTGCTACATCTAAGCGAGCATTGGCTCCAAATCCAATACCATTGGGATTAAGCAAGAATAAATTAGCGCTACCGTTTACTCCTAAGGTGCCGAGAATTTGAGAAAGGGTGCTGCCAGTGACACGAGTCAAAATATTAGTAATGCCATCGGGATTAGCAAAATACACTCGTTGACCATTGCTGACATTAAATTCCAGAAAACTGTGGAAGAGGTTACTATCTCGAATTGCTCCCCCTTCGATTAAATCTGCTACTGCACCACGGATAGTCTGATTGGGAGTAACCTGAGAATTTTCATTCCCCAAGGTACTATCTGGGGTAATTTGAGCGAGGGTGGGATCCTGGAAAAATAAACATACACTTCCAAATTGGAGCAATCCCACTAAGCCCAATTGCATTAGTGAAATGGGGTTTGTTGGTAGGCTTGGTCTGAGGGGATTAGTGTTGTAGTGGCAACTAGATAAGAGATTAGCTTTGTGGGCTTGGGGGAAGCTTACGCATTTCATAGATAGGTCTGAGGGATTATTCTCAGTCTTAGAGTTCCCGGCACTGTTGGTCAGAGGAACACCTGTGATGAACTCAGAGCTGGTACCTTCAATTACAGCAAATTTCGCCCCCCTAGCCCCAGGGCTGTTTCATTGCCGCTTCCGTGTTCTATGCACACTACATCCTGAAGTGCGGAATCTGGGTTAAAAGATGATTTTAATCAAAATTTAATAAGATAATTGATGAAAATAGATTTCAATAGGAAAGGCAAATTATGTTGATACTATTCAAATCTATTCGATGACACTTTCTTTGACAATTCGTCAAATTGGATCTGCCTGTAAAACGGCGGCACTGATTGGCATGATGGCGCTATCTGCAATCCCGGCCCGCGCTCATGAAACAAGAGTGGTGGGAGCATATAAAGTCACTGTAGGATTTAGAAACGAACCAGCTTTTGAGGATGTGGTGAATGCGGTTGATGTTATTCTGCGCAATGCCGCTGATGACTCTCCTGTAGACACTGACAAGGAAGACAAAATAGATCTTGATGTCTATGTGCTGTATCTCAAAGAAGATAAGTTTGATGCTCAGGTGATTCGTAAAGCCAAACTCAAGGGTGAACTCCGAAAAGCCTTTGGTACTGACAACCGTTATAATACTTGGTTCAAACCTACCCATGACGGTGCTTACGGTTTTCGGGTAAAAGGCACGATTAATGGTCAACTGATTAATGAAAAATTTGTCTGTGGTGGTGGGACAAAAGATTTTCGGGACGGAAGACCTCGCTCTTTCCGGTGCGTGGTTGACCCTCAGACATTTCCTGGAAATCGAAATGGTAACAATAACATAGACAATGCAGGATACAGAGATAATGATCGACATGATCGCAATTATTGATATGTTGATAGTCTCTCGCTTTTTCTAATTCGTGATTAGTGATTATAAAGTGTTTGAAAATTTGTTTTATTGCTGAGTTGCGTGGGTTACGGCGCAGATAATTTCTGCCTCCAAAATAGCTATAGCGCTGGTTGACGTGCAATAGGTAACTCCGGAGCTTGCTACTCTTAATGAACATTATTTTTAAATAGCGCGAAGTGTGCTCAAAGGAAGCCAGCGTGGTATTGGGGGAACCCCCAATACCACGCTGTGTCGCTTCGTCCCTTGAATTTGGAAACACCATTACACCCATTGCTAGGCACTGGTTCCGCCGAGGGAGATATGAATTTTATAGTGAATGTATAGTTAATAGATCTGAAATACCCACCTGACGTATCTTCTCTAATTCGATAAGCCGACGATTAGCATCTTGACATTCCTGCCAATAGTATTGCTTACTTTGCCAATCATTACTAAGGTCAATTTTTTGCCATTGCTCTAAACAATAGCGCCGATGTTTTTCCAAAGCTACGATTTCTAGGGAAGCTGCTGCTGCCTGTATTACCATCGGGGCTCGCAAAATATCTTCTGTACAGGTTTCGTCAAGATGAAATAGATGAGCTACTTGAGTCATTTCCCTAGGAAATTGTAAACTCCGGTCTTGTAAACGGGAGATTAGCTGTTCAGGGGTAGTAGTGTGAAACTGTGTGCCTATCCCTTGCAGTTCAATAATTTGTTGCCACAAGAATCGATGGTGGGAGAGACTAAAAAGTAAATCTCCCTGGTCTAGAGTATCAATAATTGTTTGTCGATAGTCAGGACAGTGTAAATAAATCCGTAATAGTAAGGCTTCGGCTCGTTCTAAAAGCGTGCGCTCTTTACCAACCGGTAGGTTTGATTCTTGATTACCCTGTTGTTTCGGTTTCTTTAACCGAGGTGAGGATTTCTTAAAGGCAGCTCTCAGGGGTTTTTGGAGTTGAGTTTGTAAATTTTCTATGTAGAGAGATACTAGTTTCCCTTGTCCTTGACTGAGAATTTGAGCACAGTGGTTAATATAATAAGTGAGCTGATTAATGTCGTCCAGTTGCTTGAGTAACTTAACCATAGCTTGCCCAACTTGCTGAAATTGATCGGCTTGTTGGAGGTCTTTGCCAATCAGGAGTTGATTAATCTGCCAATCCAGCCACAAGGGAGCATTGAGCAACAGTTGTCGGTATTTTTCCGTAGCGTCAGGAGCAGATTTTAGGAATTCATCAGCATCTTTGCCATCCGGTAGGTTGAGTACCCGTAGCTGGACAAGTCCTTGGTAAGCTAAGTTAGCAATTTCTCCAATAGCTCTTTGGGCAGCAGTGGTACCAGCAGCATCCGCATCAAAGTTGAGCACAATTTGCTTAGATTCAGTATAGCGCGATAGTTGCCGGACTTGATCTAAACTAAAAGCAGTACCAAGGGAGGCGACTATATTAGTAATTCCTGCAGCATGGAGTGCGATCGCATCAAAATATCCTTCCACCACTACAGCTTGGTCTTGCTTGGTAATGGAATTACGAGCTTTATCTAGGGCAAAGAGGGTTTTACTTTTATCAAACAGGGGAGTTTCTGGAGAGTTGAGGTATTTCGGTTGCTCATCCCCGAGACTTCTAGCACCAAAGCCAATCACTCGACCTTGGGTGTCGTGGATGGGAATCATAATGCGATCGCGAAAGCCATCATAATACCCACCATT
Encoded proteins:
- the dnaG gene encoding DNA primase — its product is MNIPRLHPNTIEAVKERSDIVDVISEHVVLRKRGRDHVGLCPFHEEKTPSFTVSPSKQLYYCFGCQAGGNAIKFLMEIGKHSFSDVVLDLAQRYQVPVQTLQPEQREQLQRQLSLQEQLYEILALATAFYQHALRQPQGQQALEYLRGKRGLSEETIITFELGYAPASWQTIYRYLVEHKRKPVKLVEQAGLIKPRDNGGYYDGFRDRIMIPIHDTQGRVIGFGARSLGDEQPKYLNSPETPLFDKSKTLFALDKARNSITKQDQAVVVEGYFDAIALHAAGITNIVASLGTAFSLDQVRQLSRYTESKQIVLNFDADAAGTTAAQRAIGEIANLAYQGLVQLRVLNLPDGKDADEFLKSAPDATEKYRQLLLNAPLWLDWQINQLLIGKDLQQADQFQQVGQAMVKLLKQLDDINQLTYYINHCAQILSQGQGKLVSLYIENLQTQLQKPLRAAFKKSSPRLKKPKQQGNQESNLPVGKERTLLERAEALLLRIYLHCPDYRQTIIDTLDQGDLLFSLSHHRFLWQQIIELQGIGTQFHTTTPEQLISRLQDRSLQFPREMTQVAHLFHLDETCTEDILRAPMVIQAAAASLEIVALEKHRRYCLEQWQKIDLSNDWQSKQYYWQECQDANRRLIELEKIRQVGISDLLTIHSL